From one Spiroplasma endosymbiont of Panorpa germanica genomic stretch:
- a CDS encoding 1-deoxy-D-xylulose-5-phosphate synthase N-terminal domain-containing protein, whose translation MKLKDYRDWKDIYNKEVKELEDLINDLRFFLISHNNKFGGHLGSNLGVLEITVAILNKFSLQDSKIIFDTGHQSHFYKLLTNRISNFDSIRKYQGISAFQEIAENNLDHISNGHSSTGLSIGLAHKISNPEDEIIVVVGDAAFLNGVSLEGITNIANQNEKIIIIYNDNEHGIGDNNLKIKNPKSFFMSMGLDYVLCNEGNNLESVIASLEFAQKTKNSTVIHFKTKKSNGYLISNSRTLNHNISLNKSNRLIVSDKIIAKFYHDKISIDKDIKLISPGMIESNLLFDLKATFPNNVIDVGINEEHAVLLATGFAINKLKAVVSIYSTFFQRTFDQIIHDVARNDLPVTFIIEKVGLSCDNGVSHHGIYDLSMCNNINNKKIAHPRNSFELEKMLELSYDNKNEPFFIRVENKTNPHNFENKSFKIGEYEVVNFDSKNLNTLISYGQNCNIFEKIIEENNLPINLINARWLHCIDFNIVDKIKNTKIFIYEHVINNGSLSSLFRENNIEIKSFNLKSNHIGHGKLESLLKENNIWYNDIIDKILN comes from the coding sequence ATGAAATTAAAAGATTATAGAGATTGAAAAGATATTTATAATAAAGAGGTTAAAGAACTTGAAGATTTAATTAATGATTTGAGATTTTTTTTAATAAGTCATAATAATAAATTTGGAGGACACCTAGGTAGTAATTTGGGTGTTCTAGAAATAACAGTAGCAATTTTAAATAAGTTCAGTTTACAGGACAGTAAAATTATTTTCGACACTGGGCATCAATCGCATTTTTATAAATTATTAACAAATAGAATAAGCAATTTTGATTCAATCAGAAAATATCAAGGAATTAGTGCTTTTCAAGAAATAGCAGAAAATAATTTAGATCATATTTCAAATGGTCATTCCTCAACAGGTTTATCAATTGGTCTAGCTCACAAAATTTCTAATCCTGAAGATGAGATTATTGTTGTAGTTGGTGATGCTGCATTTTTAAATGGAGTTTCTCTTGAGGGAATTACTAATATTGCAAATCAAAATGAAAAAATAATAATTATTTATAACGATAATGAACATGGGATTGGAGATAATAATTTAAAAATTAAAAATCCCAAAAGTTTTTTTATGAGCATGGGGCTCGATTATGTTTTATGCAATGAAGGTAATAACCTTGAAAGCGTAATAGCTTCTTTAGAGTTTGCTCAAAAAACTAAAAACAGCACCGTTATTCATTTTAAAACCAAAAAAAGTAATGGGTATCTAATTTCAAATTCAAGAACTTTGAATCACAATATTAGTTTAAATAAAAGTAACCGCTTAATAGTTTCAGATAAAATTATTGCTAAATTTTATCATGACAAAATTTCAATAGACAAAGATATCAAGTTAATTTCTCCGGGAATGATTGAGTCAAATTTACTTTTTGATTTAAAAGCAACATTCCCTAATAATGTAATTGATGTAGGAATTAACGAAGAGCACGCAGTACTGTTAGCAACTGGCTTTGCCATTAACAAACTAAAAGCAGTTGTATCAATTTATTCAACATTTTTTCAAAGAACTTTTGATCAGATAATTCATGATGTTGCGAGAAATGATTTACCCGTGACTTTTATTATTGAAAAAGTTGGTTTAAGCTGTGACAACGGAGTTTCACATCACGGTATTTATGACTTATCAATGTGTAACAATATTAATAACAAAAAAATAGCTCATCCAAGAAATTCCTTTGAATTAGAAAAAATGTTAGAGTTAAGTTATGATAACAAAAATGAACCATTTTTCATTAGAGTGGAAAATAAAACTAACCCTCATAATTTTGAGAATAAAAGTTTTAAAATAGGAGAGTATGAAGTGGTCAATTTTGATTCTAAGAATCTAAACACTTTAATATCTTATGGTCAGAATTGCAATATTTTTGAAAAAATTATCGAGGAAAATAATTTACCAATAAATTTAATTAATGCTAGATGATTACACTGCATAGATTTTAATATAGTTGATAAAATTAAAAATACAAAAATCTTTATATATGAACACGTTATTAATAATGGTAGCCTGTCAAGCTTATTTAGAGAAAATAACATCGAGATCAAATCTTTTAATTTGAAAAGTAATCACATAGGCCACGGCAAATTAGAAAGTCTGCTCAAAGAAAACAATATTTGATATAATGATATTATAGATAAGATATTAAATTAA
- a CDS encoding ComEC/Rec2 family competence protein yields MKNLLKKFTFNFNLLLFLLLMILMLSLVNKIMWLLILSALLSIVLSIYLISINYRYLAIIAIMLFAVLHCVFVNSEVKFDLVSTKFDVFSGNKNYSILSSKGRKYLLKEFENEKIFCQKYEMQCDVRLIKNENNKYQFSFQELMLSKNVLYELKNCHNTKLVSENFKTKLSFKGNTKSDWIKSINNLEDNELTDSFKNLGMSFLLNSNGFLILTGYYLIDKVFMRWKKYHKIKVILYLPLILNLVLLNFSTELLRVVMILCIRYLAWILKIKINRWNNYIFIWSIILCVSPNWFISPGFIYSFVITFFSMIYLKMNSRKNFFKNLLNWSLLIIPLQAMFNYNLLFLQNFNQLFWQPILSIFYIFTLFTNWIPKIDLIYNLFFHFCLILSRIGEMFNLSWNIGHLDFIYYATYYFIYYIICVNQVNLRPYRVYTFLLMVFSIVCLNVNNVKNQYDFIAMINVGNGNSFLLHERGGKNIFFDIGSGIGKSKSTDQDFLKYYGLNNIEAVFISHTDQDHNNNINAVSKSTIIKKIYKNDFYFRNMKIKDINIKNFEYYNEKDPNDSSQVLLLNWKNKQFLFTGDLPKRIELQLIRDVEFTKSINIKGIDFLQVPHHGSKTSSSHEFIELLKPKICFISGENKGRLHFPDPLTLSTLSNNKCETYSTLGKYTYFYKPFLLSKNNIVLVK; encoded by the coding sequence TTGAAAAATTTATTAAAGAAGTTTACATTTAACTTTAATCTGTTATTATTTTTACTGTTGATGATTTTAATGTTGAGTTTAGTCAACAAAATAATGTGATTACTAATTTTATCAGCTTTATTATCTATAGTATTATCTATCTACTTGATTTCAATCAATTATCGTTACTTGGCAATTATCGCTATAATGCTATTTGCGGTGCTTCACTGCGTTTTTGTCAATAGCGAAGTTAAATTTGATTTGGTATCTACAAAATTTGATGTTTTTTCAGGTAACAAAAATTATTCAATTTTATCAAGTAAAGGCCGCAAATATCTTTTAAAGGAATTTGAAAATGAGAAAATCTTTTGTCAAAAATACGAGATGCAATGTGACGTCAGATTGATAAAAAATGAAAACAATAAATATCAGTTCAGTTTTCAAGAATTAATGCTTTCCAAAAATGTTTTATATGAATTGAAAAATTGCCATAATACAAAATTGGTTTCTGAAAACTTTAAGACAAAATTATCTTTTAAAGGAAATACTAAATCTGATTGAATAAAATCAATAAATAATTTAGAGGACAACGAATTAACAGATTCGTTTAAAAATCTAGGAATGTCCTTTCTATTGAACTCAAACGGATTCTTAATTCTAACTGGTTACTACTTGATTGATAAAGTTTTTATGAGATGGAAAAAGTATCATAAAATAAAGGTGATTTTGTATTTGCCGCTGATTCTAAATTTGGTTTTGCTTAATTTTTCAACAGAGCTTCTAAGAGTTGTAATGATATTGTGTATTCGGTACTTAGCTTGAATATTAAAAATAAAGATTAATCGTTGAAACAATTATATTTTCATTTGATCAATAATTCTTTGTGTTAGTCCAAATTGATTTATTTCTCCAGGTTTTATCTATAGTTTTGTGATAACTTTTTTCAGTATGATATATTTGAAAATGAATAGTAGAAAAAACTTTTTCAAAAATCTGCTAAATTGAAGTTTACTAATAATACCATTGCAAGCAATGTTTAATTACAACTTGTTATTTTTGCAAAATTTTAATCAGTTATTTTGGCAACCTATTTTAAGTATCTTTTATATTTTTACATTATTCACAAATTGAATACCAAAAATAGATCTTATTTATAATCTATTTTTTCATTTCTGCTTAATTCTATCTAGAATTGGAGAAATGTTTAATCTTAGTTGAAATATTGGTCATCTTGATTTTATCTACTATGCAACCTATTATTTCATTTATTACATTATATGCGTTAATCAAGTTAATTTAAGGCCCTATAGAGTTTATACCTTTCTGTTGATGGTTTTTAGCATTGTCTGTTTAAACGTCAATAATGTTAAGAATCAGTATGATTTTATTGCGATGATAAACGTTGGTAATGGCAATAGTTTTTTGTTGCATGAAAGGGGAGGAAAGAATATATTCTTTGATATAGGTTCGGGTATCGGCAAGTCAAAATCGACGGACCAGGATTTTTTAAAGTACTATGGTTTAAATAATATTGAAGCGGTATTTATTTCGCACACGGACCAAGACCACAATAACAATATAAATGCGGTTTCTAAATCAACTATAATAAAAAAAATATATAAAAATGACTTTTATTTCAGAAATATGAAAATAAAGGATATAAATATAAAAAATTTTGAGTATTATAACGAAAAGGATCCAAACGATAGTTCACAAGTTCTGCTATTGAATTGAAAAAATAAGCAGTTTTTGTTCACTGGTGACTTACCTAAAAGGATTGAGTTGCAGTTAATAAGAGATGTTGAATTTACTAAATCTATTAATATTAAAGGAATTGATTTTTTACAAGTTCCACATCATGGTAGTAAAACTTCATCTTCACATGAATTTATTGAGTTATTAAAGCCTAAAATATGTTTTATTTCAGGCGAAAATAAGGGCAGATTACACTTTCCAGACCCATTAACGCTTAGTACCTTAAGTAATAATAAATGTGAGACTTATTCAACCCTGGGAAAATATACTTATTTTTACAAACCTTTCTTATTATCGAAAAATAACATTGTATTAGTAAAATAA
- the coaE gene encoding dephospho-CoA kinase (Dephospho-CoA kinase (CoaE) performs the final step in coenzyme A biosynthesis.): protein MILGVFGYIGTGKSTALDYLNKKHNFYIIDADKKSKIVLNYPEVKEFVKKKIPDAYDFENDQVFRSKLRSVIFTKKSLNIELGKIMWPHISKLIRFDISKCGEERIAVEAALLPLLKLPIDKYIYLINKNYSSHVNRIDERDKRDNKEIRKILKIQETMHRESSIDYIIDNSADKESLYQKIDRVIDNIYKNL from the coding sequence TTGATTTTAGGTGTTTTTGGATACATCGGTACTGGTAAGAGTACTGCATTAGATTATTTAAATAAAAAGCATAATTTTTATATAATTGACGCTGATAAAAAAAGTAAAATAGTATTAAATTATCCCGAGGTCAAGGAATTTGTTAAAAAAAAGATTCCCGATGCCTATGATTTTGAAAATGATCAAGTTTTTCGTTCAAAGTTACGAAGTGTCATTTTTACTAAAAAGTCTTTAAATATAGAACTTGGAAAAATCATGTGACCACATATAAGTAAGTTAATCAGATTTGACATTTCAAAGTGTGGTGAAGAAAGAATTGCTGTAGAGGCTGCTTTATTACCCCTTTTAAAGCTACCAATCGATAAATATATTTATTTGATAAACAAGAATTATAGTAGTCACGTCAATAGAATTGATGAGCGAGATAAAAGGGATAATAAAGAAATTAGAAAAATATTAAAAATTCAAGAGACAATGCATCGTGAAAGTAGCATTGACTATATCATTGATAACAGTGCCGATAAGGAAAGTTTATATCAAAAAATTGATCGTGTGATTGATAACATATATAAGAATTTATAA
- a CDS encoding DNA polymerase IV translates to MSNEKIIFLIDLDAFFASCSMAKHNLPKDSIVVVASPNSRAIVTAASYAARGLGIKAGIPVFKAKEICKELIVLPSDFKTYIEFSSKIFDIIYNNFSKKMEVASIDECYIDVTNEYKKFKTVTNMAESIKKKIMADLNVSCSIGISTNKFLAKTAVDFKKPYGTMIILPKNVPNLIWPLKIETMFGVGISTAELLKNNQIFTIGDLANTNIEFLETLLGKNGRKLKLNAMGIGDDDVISKSNEMKSIGNEMTLEFSTSNEEEIRTIIYWICKNISERLKKRSLEANCVSIVLRYERSSEEKYNKRIHKKTIRRQETLSKTSNNFEDILVVAQSCFDYLWKGEAISLIGVRSSNLISNIDGFKQISFEILEERNNKNELDQVTFDINFSMNSEVIFTAEKLNKKIDKNISQSKFIKNDDVHISNEQVKQKWKK, encoded by the coding sequence ATGAGTAATGAAAAGATTATTTTCTTAATTGACCTGGATGCTTTTTTTGCTTCTTGCTCAATGGCTAAACATAATTTACCAAAAGATTCTATTGTTGTAGTTGCTTCACCAAATAGTCGTGCCATTGTTACTGCAGCTTCTTATGCTGCAAGAGGTTTAGGGATTAAAGCTGGGATTCCAGTTTTTAAAGCGAAGGAAATATGTAAAGAGTTGATTGTTTTACCTTCTGACTTTAAAACATATATTGAATTCTCAAGCAAAATTTTTGATATCATATATAATAATTTCTCAAAAAAAATGGAAGTAGCTTCTATCGATGAATGTTATATTGATGTCACGAATGAATATAAAAAATTTAAAACCGTAACAAACATGGCTGAGTCTATTAAGAAAAAAATAATGGCCGATTTAAACGTTAGTTGTTCAATCGGTATTAGTACTAATAAATTTTTAGCAAAAACAGCGGTTGATTTTAAAAAACCTTATGGTACTATGATAATACTCCCAAAAAATGTTCCCAATTTAATATGACCTCTAAAAATAGAGACTATGTTTGGAGTGGGAATTTCAACAGCGGAGTTATTAAAAAATAATCAGATATTTACAATTGGTGATTTAGCTAACACAAATATCGAATTTTTAGAAACTTTGCTTGGTAAAAACGGAAGAAAATTGAAATTAAACGCAATGGGCATCGGAGATGATGATGTCATATCAAAAAGCAACGAGATGAAAAGCATCGGAAATGAAATGACCTTAGAATTTTCAACTTCAAACGAAGAAGAAATAAGAACTATAATTTATTGAATTTGCAAAAACATCAGTGAAAGACTTAAGAAAAGATCACTAGAAGCCAATTGTGTTTCAATAGTTTTGAGATATGAAAGATCAAGTGAAGAAAAATATAATAAAAGAATTCACAAAAAAACTATCAGAAGACAAGAGACGCTATCTAAAACTAGTAATAACTTTGAAGATATTTTAGTTGTGGCGCAAAGCTGTTTTGATTACTTATGAAAGGGTGAAGCAATCTCCTTAATTGGAGTTCGCTCTTCAAACTTGATTTCTAATATTGATGGATTCAAACAAATTTCATTTGAAATTTTAGAAGAAAGAAACAATAAAAATGAATTAGATCAAGTTACCTTTGACATAAATTTTTCAATGAACTCAGAGGTTATTTTTACCGCAGAAAAGCTCAATAAAAAAATTGATAAAAATATTTCGCAATCAAAATTTATTAAAAATGATGATGTTCACATTTCAAATGAACAAGTAAAACAAAAATGAAAGAAGTAG
- the rpsT gene encoding 30S ribosomal protein S20: MANIKSQEKRILTNEKSRLANKSFKSSVKTSIKKALIAKKANSADKDKLVNEAVSLVDKGVTKGIFKANKAAREKSRLMSA, from the coding sequence ATGGCAAATATTAAATCACAAGAGAAACGTATTTTAACTAATGAAAAAAGCAGATTAGCTAATAAAAGCTTTAAATCATCTGTTAAAACATCGATTAAAAAAGCGCTGATTGCAAAAAAAGCAAATAGTGCCGATAAAGACAAATTAGTTAACGAAGCAGTAAGTTTAGTTGATAAAGGTGTTACCAAAGGTATTTTCAAAGCAAATAAAGCAGCTCGTGAGAAATCACGTCTAATGAGTGCTTAA
- a CDS encoding SprT-like domain-containing protein: protein MKNFDLMIPDVLNEIYLAHDYLNNIFFNNELQKIQITITSNNKKSRKNTTLGYFNPKKTWEGDFNEIVLLDSVFTGDENDVFQTLAHEMVHQYCFENNIKDCESNGRHNKNFKNFAEQIGLTVNKPKSKNSGYTTSLNSHLKDVFKKMPLNHQVIRDFVGIRNFKNTQKDEIENREFKQLSYKYLCQGCEISFRSKIDMDLSCNKCELNLIKSVN, encoded by the coding sequence TTGAAAAATTTTGACTTAATGATTCCTGATGTATTAAATGAAATTTACTTGGCTCACGATTATTTAAATAATATTTTCTTTAATAATGAACTTCAAAAAATTCAAATAACGATCACATCAAATAATAAAAAAAGCAGAAAGAATACCACGCTTGGTTACTTTAATCCAAAAAAAACTTGAGAAGGGGATTTTAACGAAATAGTGCTACTAGACTCAGTTTTTACAGGAGATGAAAATGATGTTTTTCAGACTTTAGCTCATGAGATGGTTCATCAGTATTGTTTTGAAAACAATATTAAAGATTGCGAAAGTAACGGAAGACATAATAAGAATTTCAAGAACTTTGCCGAGCAAATTGGCTTAACAGTCAATAAACCAAAAAGTAAAAACAGTGGATACACAACATCCTTAAATTCCCATCTCAAAGACGTATTTAAGAAAATGCCTTTAAATCACCAAGTGATCAGAGATTTTGTCGGTATTAGAAATTTCAAGAACACTCAAAAAGATGAGATTGAGAATAGGGAATTCAAACAGTTATCATATAAATATCTCTGTCAAGGATGTGAGATAAGTTTTAGATCAAAAATTGATATGGATTTATCTTGTAATAAATGTGAACTTAATTTAATAAAAAGTGTAAATTAA
- a CDS encoding polysialyltransferase family glycosyltransferase, giving the protein MKKLLTILASISLVSSTSLGVVSCQLNLKLVDIDSRYNFTPNEIKDDEHEGINNYLQTVKKQNELGLNTGTLYYVSRAGAAIGVQAFVSAISEALMFPERQIVIYLSNDMNPDGPLGKNTTNIDALSKNFSNIHVEYLKGSNQELKPFIIQEGIKVLNKKDPNIKKVNLFTDDYSMSSKVSSKSLTNLSSVMNQVEILTLMTDGTAHNTFSLNLYDDLKYLSSKNFEKLSSEVVSLFSGDFDKKTNMKKYINTFFPLVTSRNSYGVRYINSWAINDVQFYDESNYWRERNTYSSVGAGINDAIMQWKNEDYEKDGLQIFKDVFQLTDDKMPKAESELNFVYSGNKMGEGITVKKSAEAVKSIDNYLKEKHSSNDYTIWFKPHPRESDKNIKDFIKAAENVGVNNIKIMKQEIPLEIYLYAGAFNKVDDKEFRIIPTATSTVVMALYDSKIDNITETYLFDSEEQLNTYKNQYGVNSLLYNGFKNVLFI; this is encoded by the coding sequence ATGAAAAAATTACTAACCATTCTAGCATCAATATCACTTGTATCTTCAACATCTTTAGGAGTAGTTTCTTGTCAATTGAATTTAAAATTGGTTGATATTGACTCAAGATATAATTTTACTCCAAATGAAATCAAGGATGATGAACACGAAGGTATTAATAATTATCTTCAGACAGTTAAAAAACAAAATGAATTAGGCTTAAATACTGGTACACTATACTATGTTTCTCGTGCTGGAGCTGCAATTGGAGTTCAAGCATTTGTATCAGCAATAAGCGAAGCTTTAATGTTCCCAGAAAGACAAATCGTTATTTATTTAAGCAACGACATGAATCCCGATGGTCCGCTTGGTAAAAACACAACAAACATTGATGCTCTTTCAAAAAACTTCTCAAATATTCATGTTGAATATTTGAAGGGTTCTAATCAAGAATTAAAACCTTTTATAATTCAAGAGGGGATTAAAGTTTTAAATAAAAAAGATCCAAATATTAAAAAAGTAAATTTATTTACAGATGATTATTCAATGAGTTCTAAGGTATCTTCAAAGTCATTGACTAATTTATCAAGTGTTATGAATCAAGTTGAAATATTAACTTTAATGACTGATGGTACAGCTCATAACACATTTTCTTTAAACTTATATGATGATCTTAAATATTTATCAAGCAAAAATTTCGAAAAATTGTCATCAGAGGTTGTTTCACTTTTTTCTGGAGATTTTGATAAAAAAACTAACATGAAGAAATATATAAATACCTTCTTTCCGCTAGTAACTAGTAGAAATAGTTACGGGGTTCGCTATATTAATTCTTGAGCAATTAATGATGTTCAATTTTATGATGAGTCAAACTACTGAAGAGAGAGAAATACATATTCATCTGTTGGAGCGGGTATAAACGATGCAATAATGCAGTGAAAAAATGAGGATTATGAAAAAGACGGGTTACAAATTTTTAAAGATGTTTTTCAACTAACTGATGATAAAATGCCTAAGGCCGAATCTGAACTGAATTTTGTATATAGTGGTAACAAAATGGGGGAAGGAATAACTGTCAAAAAAAGTGCTGAAGCTGTGAAAAGTATTGATAACTACTTGAAAGAAAAACATTCTTCAAACGATTATACAATTTGATTTAAGCCTCATCCAAGAGAGTCAGATAAAAATATAAAAGATTTCATTAAAGCAGCTGAAAATGTTGGGGTAAATAATATTAAAATCATGAAACAAGAAATCCCTCTTGAAATTTATCTCTATGCAGGCGCTTTTAATAAAGTGGACGATAAGGAATTCAGGATTATTCCAACCGCTACTTCAACAGTTGTAATGGCTTTATATGACTCAAAGATTGATAATATAACTGAAACATATCTTTTTGATTCTGAAGAACAACTAAATACTTACAAAAATCAGTATGGTGTGAATAGTTTGCTTTATAATGGCTTTAAAAATGTACTATTTATTTAA
- the holA gene encoding DNA polymerase III subunit delta, translating into MYLFLGNDDFLVRKEAEKAVHKLNSKGEFEVFKFDLINDDFNAIINEFYSFNLFAKQKIIIIEEAWFLTEKKVSLNKNFSWDKLKTYLDNPNPDNKIIFILKNDKISKKLKISKYFEEKFKVIMVPELSQITAKKLISNKLDNEKIEYEEGTLEFLLSKIPLESRVIINETNKLVNLGKRVTKSQISSILSEYFFYDIFEISNHFLNGDLINFLTNYRKYRSQNKEVFSFIILVTNTLILMRNIRLLKNNSLSNSEIAEKLSVNPYRISKILEINFRNFKQINDKIKEMYVLISNIFEGNFDDEVIPELFFIKTLLI; encoded by the coding sequence ATGTATTTATTTTTAGGTAATGATGATTTCTTAGTCCGTAAAGAAGCAGAAAAAGCTGTTCACAAACTAAATTCAAAGGGTGAATTTGAAGTATTTAAATTTGATCTAATTAATGATGATTTCAATGCAATTATTAATGAATTTTATTCTTTTAATCTTTTTGCAAAGCAAAAAATAATCATAATTGAGGAGGCTTGATTTCTAACAGAGAAAAAAGTATCATTAAATAAAAATTTTAGTTGAGACAAATTAAAAACTTATCTAGATAATCCTAACCCTGATAATAAGATTATCTTCATACTAAAAAATGATAAAATAAGCAAGAAACTGAAGATTTCCAAGTATTTCGAAGAAAAATTTAAAGTTATAATGGTCCCAGAACTTAGTCAAATTACAGCCAAGAAATTAATTTCCAATAAGCTAGATAATGAAAAAATTGAATATGAAGAAGGAACCTTAGAATTTTTATTGTCAAAAATACCACTAGAATCAAGAGTGATAATAAATGAAACAAACAAATTGGTTAATTTAGGTAAAAGGGTAACAAAATCACAAATTTCAAGCATTCTATCAGAATATTTTTTCTATGATATTTTTGAAATTAGTAATCATTTTTTAAACGGAGATTTAATCAACTTTCTTACAAATTACAGGAAATATCGTAGTCAAAATAAAGAGGTTTTTTCTTTCATCATACTTGTAACCAATACTCTTATTTTGATGAGAAACATCAGGCTTCTAAAAAATAATTCTTTAAGCAATAGTGAAATCGCTGAAAAATTAAGCGTTAATCCTTACAGAATTTCTAAAATTTTAGAAATTAATTTTAGAAATTTTAAACAAATTAATGATAAAATAAAAGAAATGTATGTTTTAATTTCAAACATTTTTGAGGGTAATTTTGATGACGAAGTGATCCCGGAATTATTTTTTATAAAGACTTTATTAATTTAG
- a CDS encoding TlyA family RNA methyltransferase, with amino-acid sequence MKKRLDQILLDNSLVENRSKARGLIVDGKVLVNNIKETKPGTLFDENINNITIINNDKNFVSRAGEKLQKAVENWKLDLNDLICLDIGSSTGGFTDCCLRNNAKLVYAVDVGTNQLDWKIRSNPKVISMEKTNFRYVTKDNFNHGDIDFFCCDVSFISVEKILPALSKILQINVKGVILIKPQFESERDIVKNGRVNGVENHITAIKNVFKYALENNFSVDKLDYSPILGNKKSNIEYICLLSYNNDPKIKVSDQEVLDVVNLADKNLLKKEANNE; translated from the coding sequence GTGAAAAAACGATTAGATCAGATACTATTGGATAATTCTTTAGTAGAAAACAGAAGCAAGGCTAGAGGACTGATTGTTGATGGTAAAGTTCTAGTAAACAACATTAAGGAAACTAAGCCTGGAACTTTATTTGACGAAAACATCAACAATATTACAATAATAAACAATGATAAAAATTTCGTTTCAAGAGCAGGGGAGAAATTACAAAAAGCTGTGGAAAATTGAAAGTTGGATTTGAACGATTTAATTTGTCTTGATATCGGATCTTCAACAGGAGGATTTACAGATTGCTGCTTAAGAAATAATGCAAAATTGGTATATGCTGTTGATGTTGGCACAAATCAATTAGACTGAAAAATTAGAAGCAACCCAAAAGTCATCTCAATGGAAAAAACTAATTTTAGGTATGTTACCAAAGACAATTTCAATCATGGCGATATTGATTTTTTTTGCTGTGATGTTAGTTTTATTTCGGTTGAAAAAATATTACCAGCACTTTCAAAAATATTACAAATTAATGTAAAAGGAGTTATTCTGATAAAGCCTCAATTTGAATCAGAAAGAGATATTGTGAAAAATGGTCGAGTTAATGGTGTTGAAAATCATATTACAGCAATTAAAAATGTTTTTAAATATGCTTTGGAGAATAACTTTTCTGTTGATAAATTAGACTATTCTCCTATACTGGGAAATAAAAAAAGTAACATTGAGTATATATGTCTTTTAAGCTATAATAATGATCCCAAAATTAAAGTTTCAGATCAGGAAGTATTAGATGTTGTCAATTTAGCGGATAAAAATTTGTTAAAGAAAGAAGCAAATAATGAGTAA
- the xseB gene encoding exodeoxyribonuclease VII small subunit → MSNYKDKGFDELLTEIKDKIEKLDSSQINMEDSIKIFKESLEIIKEAKDKLENIKGEVKKVMADNKVVDFEN, encoded by the coding sequence ATGAGCAATTATAAAGATAAGGGTTTTGATGAATTACTAACAGAAATTAAAGATAAAATAGAGAAGTTAGATTCTTCACAAATAAATATGGAAGACTCAATTAAAATTTTTAAGGAGAGCTTAGAAATAATAAAAGAAGCAAAAGATAAATTGGAAAATATTAAGGGAGAAGTTAAGAAGGTTATGGCTGATAATAAAGTTGTAGATTTTGAAAATTAA